In Streptomyces violaceusniger Tu 4113, one DNA window encodes the following:
- a CDS encoding PadR family transcriptional regulator, protein MSIGHTLLGLLEGGPRHGYDLKRAFDERFGHDRPLHYGQVYSTMSRLLKNGLVEVDGIEHGGGPERKRYAITDAGITDVQHWLTQPEKPEPYLQSVLYTKVVIALLTGRDAADLLDVQRAEHLRLMRELTQRKREGDLSDQLICDHALFHLEADLRWLELTAARLGQLAKAVRS, encoded by the coding sequence ATGTCAATTGGCCACACCCTGCTCGGACTCCTCGAGGGCGGCCCGCGCCACGGCTACGACCTCAAGAGAGCCTTCGACGAACGATTTGGACACGACCGCCCGCTGCACTACGGGCAGGTCTACTCGACCATGTCCCGGCTGCTGAAGAACGGCCTGGTGGAGGTCGACGGCATCGAGCACGGCGGTGGCCCGGAGCGCAAGCGCTACGCCATCACCGACGCGGGCATCACGGATGTGCAGCACTGGCTCACCCAGCCGGAGAAGCCCGAGCCCTATCTCCAGTCGGTCCTCTACACCAAGGTCGTCATCGCCCTGCTCACCGGGCGCGACGCGGCCGATCTCCTCGACGTCCAACGCGCCGAACATCTGCGGCTGATGCGCGAACTGACCCAGCGCAAGCGCGAAGGCGACCTCAGCGACCAACTCATCTGCGACCACGCCCTCTTCCATCTCGAGGCCGATCTGCGCTGGCTGGAACTCACCGCCGCCCGCCTCGGCCAACTCGCCAAGGCGGTGCGTTCATGA
- a CDS encoding AI-2E family transporter produces MSNLPQWVGRLGTGLTRLAHRLESQQAEMRGREGDGDAGPRPPSGPEPSEERPRGARPSGGAPGTGAGRDQGAGAARGEAESARETEGAESAKRAEGRESSVSPGSPEGPRSSASPEGPQSAEGAAGKGAEGAAPRPEPSSVPAPPAYAPAVSAKPDPVDAVPWGVRVAAEAAWRLLVLGGTVWVLMRVISSVELVVLSFTVALLITALLEPTVTRLRRRGVPRGLATALTFIAGFVVMGLVVWFVVWQVMENVDEVSGEVQAGIDDLRRWLLHSPFHVTEKQINHIAKSLREAVGANTEQITSAGLEGVTVVVEVLTGLLLTMFSTLFLLYDGPKIWSWTLKLVPAPAREGVAGAGPRAWATLTAYVRGTVIVALIDAIFIGVGLFFLHVPMAVPLAVFIFLFAFIPLVGAVVSGALAVVVALVTQGVFTGAMVLIVVLAVQQIEGHILQPFILGRAVRVHPLAVVLSVAAGSLIGGIGGAVVAVPLVAVVNTAVGYLRSYSQENALRAVPGPHGATASGAAPTDPPDAPPGKDAEPGSPGPARGR; encoded by the coding sequence ATGTCCAATTTGCCGCAGTGGGTCGGCAGGCTGGGAACCGGACTTACCCGGCTCGCCCACCGGCTGGAATCCCAACAGGCCGAGATGCGGGGGCGCGAGGGCGACGGCGACGCCGGCCCGAGGCCCCCGTCGGGGCCCGAACCATCCGAGGAACGCCCACGGGGGGCACGGCCGTCCGGGGGCGCGCCCGGCACCGGAGCGGGCCGGGACCAGGGCGCCGGAGCCGCACGGGGTGAAGCCGAGAGCGCCAGGGAGACTGAGGGCGCCGAGAGCGCCAAGAGGGCTGAGGGCCGGGAGAGTTCCGTGAGCCCGGGGAGTCCCGAGGGTCCCCGGAGTTCCGCGAGCCCCGAGGGTCCCCAGAGTGCCGAGGGCGCCGCGGGGAAGGGCGCGGAGGGCGCGGCTCCCCGGCCGGAGCCGTCCAGCGTGCCCGCCCCGCCCGCCTACGCCCCCGCCGTCTCCGCCAAACCCGATCCGGTGGACGCCGTCCCCTGGGGCGTCCGCGTCGCCGCCGAGGCGGCCTGGCGGCTGCTGGTGCTCGGCGGCACGGTGTGGGTGCTCATGAGGGTCATCAGCTCCGTCGAGCTGGTGGTGCTCTCCTTCACCGTCGCGCTCCTCATCACCGCGCTGCTGGAACCCACCGTGACCCGGCTGCGCAGGCGCGGTGTGCCGCGTGGGCTGGCCACCGCGCTCACCTTCATCGCCGGCTTCGTCGTCATGGGCCTGGTCGTGTGGTTCGTGGTCTGGCAGGTCATGGAGAACGTCGACGAGGTCTCGGGCGAGGTCCAGGCCGGTATCGACGATCTGCGGCGCTGGCTGCTGCACAGCCCGTTCCATGTGACCGAGAAGCAGATCAACCACATCGCCAAGAGTCTGCGCGAGGCGGTCGGCGCCAACACCGAGCAGATCACCTCGGCGGGGCTCGAGGGCGTCACGGTCGTCGTGGAGGTGCTGACCGGCCTTCTGCTGACGATGTTCTCCACGCTCTTCCTGCTGTACGACGGCCCGAAGATCTGGAGCTGGACCCTCAAGCTGGTCCCCGCCCCGGCCCGCGAGGGCGTGGCGGGCGCGGGTCCGCGGGCGTGGGCGACGCTGACCGCCTATGTGCGCGGCACGGTGATCGTGGCGCTGATCGACGCGATCTTCATCGGCGTGGGTCTGTTCTTCCTCCATGTGCCGATGGCGGTGCCACTCGCCGTCTTCATCTTCCTCTTCGCCTTCATCCCGTTGGTGGGCGCGGTGGTCTCCGGCGCGCTCGCGGTGGTCGTGGCACTTGTCACCCAGGGCGTGTTCACGGGGGCGATGGTGCTGATCGTGGTGCTCGCCGTGCAGCAGATCGAGGGCCATATCCTGCAGCCCTTCATCCTCGGCCGGGCGGTGCGGGTCCATCCGCTGGCCGTGGTGCTCTCGGTCGCCGCCGGTTCGCTGATCGGCGGCATCGGCGGCGCGGTGGTGGCCGTTCCCTTGGTGGCGGTCGTCAACACGGCGGTCGGCTACCTGCGCAGCTACAGCCAGGAGAACGCGCTGCGCGCCGTCCCCGGCCCGCACGGCGCCACCGCCTCCGGCGCGGCGCCCACCGACCCGCCGGACGCGCCGCCGGGGAAGGACGCCGAGCCCGGTAGCCCGGGCCCGGCCCGTGGCCGTTGA
- a CDS encoding hydrogen peroxide-inducible genes activator: MAASATPAGKPRQPSISQLRAFVAVAEQLHFRDAAAAIGMSQPALSGAVAALEETLGVQLLERTTRKVLLSPAGERLAVRARTVLEAVGELLEEAEAARAPFTGVLRLGVIPTVAPYLLPTVLRLVHERYPRLDLQVYEEQTASLLDGLAHGRLDLLLLAVPLGAPGVVEMPLFDEDFVLVTPRDHWLGGRDDIPREALKELDLLLLDEGHCLRDQALDICREAGRAEGTPVTTSAAGLSTLVQLVAGGLGVTLLPRTALRVETGRNDHLATGDFADPAPARRIALAMRAGAARTEEFEALAEALREALRPLPVRVAGRSASGGSASGRSA, from the coding sequence GTGGCCGCATCAGCCACACCGGCGGGCAAACCACGGCAGCCCAGCATTTCCCAGCTCAGAGCCTTTGTCGCGGTCGCGGAGCAGTTGCACTTCCGCGATGCCGCGGCCGCCATCGGGATGAGCCAGCCCGCGCTCTCGGGCGCCGTCGCGGCCCTCGAGGAGACACTCGGTGTCCAGCTTCTCGAGCGTACGACGCGCAAGGTGCTGCTCAGCCCGGCGGGGGAGCGGCTGGCGGTCCGGGCACGCACCGTGTTGGAGGCGGTCGGGGAGCTGCTGGAGGAGGCCGAGGCGGCGCGGGCGCCCTTCACCGGCGTACTGCGGCTCGGGGTGATCCCGACCGTGGCGCCGTATCTGCTGCCGACCGTGCTGCGGCTGGTGCATGAGCGCTATCCCCGGCTCGATCTCCAGGTGTACGAGGAGCAGACCGCCTCGCTGCTGGACGGGCTGGCCCACGGCCGCCTCGATCTGCTGCTGCTCGCGGTGCCGCTCGGCGCCCCCGGGGTGGTCGAAATGCCGCTGTTCGACGAGGACTTCGTCCTGGTCACGCCGCGGGACCACTGGCTGGGCGGACGCGATGACATCCCCCGCGAGGCGCTCAAGGAGCTGGATCTGCTGCTGCTCGACGAGGGCCACTGCCTGCGTGACCAGGCCCTGGACATCTGCCGTGAGGCGGGCCGCGCCGAGGGCACCCCGGTGACCACCAGCGCCGCCGGGCTCTCCACCCTGGTGCAGCTTGTGGCGGGCGGTCTCGGGGTGACGCTGCTGCCGCGTACCGCGCTGCGGGTGGAGACCGGGCGCAACGACCATCTGGCCACCGGCGACTTCGCCGATCCGGCACCCGCCCGCCGGATAGCCCTGGCCATGCGGGCGGGCGCGGCGCGCACGGAGGAGTTCGAGGCGCTCGCGGAGGCGCTGCGGGAAGCGCTGCGGCCACTGCCGGTACGGGTCGCCGGCCGGTCCGCCTCTGGAGGGTCCGCCTCCGGCCGGTCCGCCTGA
- a CDS encoding transglycosylase SLT domain-containing protein → MSRISVRGFAVASATAVTTVGAVVGVAAGGQQQQGSSDPIEATAADSTLLADIPAGQQAVAQTASLTQQADVQSTAADAEARKSAEEAARKQAAKDAKAKKAAADKAAAEKLAKEREAKQKKDDVASRSASRDVGDFPQQASYTISEVQSMARQIVPSGQFQCFSNIVDHESTWNYQASNPSSGAYGLVQALPASKMSSAGSDWQTNPATQIKWGVNYMNERYGSPCDAWSFWQANGHY, encoded by the coding sequence GTGAGCCGGATTTCGGTCCGGGGATTCGCAGTGGCCTCGGCCACCGCGGTCACCACTGTGGGCGCCGTTGTCGGCGTCGCCGCGGGCGGACAGCAGCAGCAGGGCTCGTCCGACCCGATCGAGGCGACAGCCGCCGACTCGACGCTCCTTGCGGACATACCCGCCGGGCAGCAGGCCGTTGCCCAGACCGCATCCCTGACGCAGCAGGCGGACGTCCAGTCCACCGCGGCCGACGCGGAGGCGCGCAAGTCCGCCGAGGAGGCAGCCCGCAAGCAGGCGGCCAAGGACGCGAAGGCCAAGAAGGCCGCCGCGGACAAGGCAGCCGCCGAAAAGCTGGCCAAGGAGCGGGAGGCGAAGCAGAAGAAGGACGACGTCGCGAGCCGTTCGGCCTCGCGCGACGTCGGCGACTTCCCCCAGCAGGCCTCCTACACGATCTCCGAAGTCCAGTCGATGGCGCGGCAGATCGTTCCGAGTGGCCAGTTCCAGTGCTTCAGCAACATCGTGGACCACGAGTCCACCTGGAACTACCAGGCCAGCAACCCCTCGTCTGGTGCCTACGGTCTGGTACAGGCGCTGCCCGCCTCCAAGATGTCCTCGGCGGGCTCCGACTGGCAGACCAACCCGGCCACTCAGATCAAGTGGGGCGTGAACTACATGAACGAGCGCTATGGCAGCCCGTGTGACGCCTGGTCGTTCTGGCAGGCCAACGGCCACTACTGA
- a CDS encoding ABC transporter permease: protein MSGQDAPAQEPRTRASVARWAADLAMGARFAVTGGRESWARTIMTAVGVGLGVALLLVASSVPTAYQERGERSDARAALGFQEDPEPGPGTIRLGPASTTYRNQDIDGLVMSPDGDSPPQPPGISHIPGPGQMWVSPALKKLLDSDDGKLLRDRFPYRTIGTISHDGLSGPTDLRYYAGITQKAFDRVAADYHIDRWGTKNVGKPQPVDPALLLLVIIGCVVLLLPVIIFIATATRFGGERRDRRLAALRLVGADSHMTRRIAAGESLFGSLLGLAVGTGLFLLVRVFIEGIVVWDISFFASDIVPTAPLALAIAVAVPASAVMVTLLALRGIAIEPLGVVRNARPKRRRLWWRLLLPLLGIALLAPLAGGFQAGSAGGDAKAYQAAAGAILLLIGVTALLPWIVEAVVERFGGKGSVPWQLATRRLQLSSGTASRAVSGITVAVAGALALQMLFASVEAQSTESTGQDPHRAQLMANIPVSNGAEARDAFARYRATKGVRDMLGVTDGSVSALRHSKDDPSTAPVESLTVADCPSLREVARITSCKNGDVFLVDASPDYYEAGEKFVKPGAQVNLAFDDESMPDLRHKKLWTIPGSAKVVKSRLDPIGSERTGILATPGAIDVAELGKPQAVAMMRMDPKVPDATEYVRNTSAALSPAMDVMRLSSTSQSDQFAVIRKALFIGATATLLLIGASMIVTTLEQLRERKRLLSVLVAFGTRRTTLSWSVLWQTAVPVVLGLALSLAGGLALGVLLLKMVGQPLAVDWAGLGAMTGIGGGVILLVTLVSLPPLWRMMRPEGLRTE from the coding sequence ATGAGCGGCCAGGACGCCCCGGCGCAGGAGCCCCGCACCCGCGCCTCCGTCGCCCGCTGGGCCGCCGACCTCGCCATGGGCGCCCGGTTCGCGGTCACCGGCGGCCGGGAGAGCTGGGCCAGGACGATCATGACGGCGGTGGGCGTCGGCCTGGGGGTGGCGCTGCTGCTGGTGGCCTCCTCCGTCCCCACCGCGTACCAGGAGCGCGGTGAGCGGTCCGACGCCCGCGCCGCGCTGGGCTTCCAGGAGGACCCCGAGCCCGGCCCCGGCACCATCCGCCTCGGCCCGGCGAGCACCACGTACCGCAACCAGGACATCGACGGCCTGGTGATGTCGCCCGACGGCGACAGCCCGCCCCAGCCGCCGGGCATCAGCCATATCCCGGGCCCCGGTCAGATGTGGGTCTCGCCCGCGCTGAAGAAGCTGCTCGACTCCGACGACGGCAAACTGCTGCGCGACCGCTTCCCCTACCGCACCATCGGCACCATCTCCCACGACGGACTGTCCGGCCCGACCGACCTGCGCTACTACGCGGGGATCACCCAGAAGGCGTTCGACCGGGTGGCCGCCGACTACCACATCGACCGCTGGGGCACCAAGAACGTCGGCAAGCCCCAGCCCGTCGACCCCGCGCTGCTGCTGCTGGTGATCATCGGCTGTGTGGTGTTGTTGCTGCCCGTGATCATCTTCATCGCCACCGCCACCCGCTTCGGCGGTGAGCGGCGCGACCGGCGGCTGGCCGCGCTGCGGCTGGTCGGCGCCGACAGCCATATGACCCGGCGGATCGCCGCGGGTGAGTCGCTCTTCGGCTCCCTCCTCGGGCTGGCCGTGGGCACCGGACTGTTCCTGCTGGTGCGCGTGTTCATCGAGGGGATCGTGGTCTGGGACATCAGCTTCTTCGCCTCCGACATCGTGCCGACCGCCCCGCTCGCCCTGGCGATCGCGGTGGCCGTGCCCGCCTCGGCCGTCATGGTCACGCTCCTCGCCCTGCGCGGTATCGCCATCGAGCCGCTGGGGGTCGTACGGAACGCCAGGCCCAAGCGCCGCCGTCTGTGGTGGCGGCTGCTGCTGCCGCTCCTGGGCATAGCCCTGCTGGCGCCGCTCGCGGGCGGCTTCCAGGCGGGCAGCGCGGGCGGTGACGCCAAGGCGTACCAGGCCGCGGCCGGCGCCATCCTGCTGCTCATCGGCGTCACCGCGCTGCTGCCCTGGATCGTCGAGGCCGTGGTGGAGCGGTTCGGCGGCAAGGGCTCGGTGCCCTGGCAGCTCGCCACCCGCCGGCTCCAGCTCAGCAGCGGCACCGCTTCGCGCGCGGTCAGCGGCATCACGGTCGCCGTGGCCGGGGCCCTCGCGCTCCAGATGCTCTTCGCCAGCGTGGAGGCCCAGAGCACCGAGTCGACCGGCCAGGACCCGCACCGCGCCCAGCTGATGGCGAACATCCCGGTGTCCAACGGTGCCGAGGCCCGCGACGCCTTCGCGCGGTACCGCGCGACCAAGGGCGTGCGCGACATGCTCGGTGTCACCGACGGCTCCGTCTCCGCTCTGCGCCACAGCAAGGACGACCCGTCGACGGCCCCGGTAGAGTCCCTCACCGTCGCCGACTGCCCCTCGCTGCGCGAGGTGGCCCGCATCACGAGCTGCAAGAACGGCGACGTCTTCCTCGTCGACGCGTCGCCCGACTACTACGAGGCCGGGGAGAAGTTCGTCAAACCGGGCGCCCAGGTCAATCTCGCCTTCGACGACGAGAGCATGCCGGACCTGCGCCACAAGAAGCTGTGGACGATTCCCGGCTCGGCCAAGGTGGTGAAGTCCCGGCTGGACCCGATCGGCAGTGAGCGCACCGGCATCCTCGCCACCCCCGGCGCCATCGACGTCGCCGAGCTGGGGAAGCCACAGGCGGTGGCCATGATGCGGATGGATCCGAAAGTGCCGGACGCGACCGAGTACGTGCGCAACACCAGCGCGGCGCTCTCCCCGGCCATGGATGTCATGCGGCTCAGCAGCACCTCGCAGTCGGATCAGTTCGCGGTCATCCGCAAGGCCCTGTTCATCGGCGCCACCGCGACCCTGCTGCTCATCGGGGCCAGCATGATCGTGACCACCCTGGAGCAGCTGCGCGAGCGCAAGCGGCTGCTGTCCGTCCTGGTGGCCTTCGGTACCCGGCGCACCACGCTGAGCTGGTCGGTGCTGTGGCAGACCGCGGTCCCGGTGGTGCTGGGCCTGGCGCTGTCGCTCGCGGGCGGGCTGGCACTGGGCGTGCTGCTGCTGAAGATGGTCGGCCAGCCGCTGGCCGTGGACTGGGCCGGGCTCGGCGCCATGACCGGTATCGGCGGCGGCGTGATCCTGCTGGTGACCCTGGTCAGCCTGCCGCCGCTGTGGCGGATGATGCGGCCGGAGGGTCTGCGGACGGAGTAG
- a CDS encoding alkyl hydroperoxide reductase, with the protein MALDELKSALPDYAKDLKLNLGSVIGNSELPQQQLWGTVLACAIASRSARVLTELEPEAKANLSPEAYTAAKSAAAIMAMNNVYYRTRHLLSDPEYNNLRAGLRMNVIGNPGVEKVDFELWSLAVSAINGCGMCLDSHEQVLRKAGVDRETIQEAFKIASVLQAVGATLDAEGVLAANG; encoded by the coding sequence ATGGCACTCGATGAGCTGAAGTCCGCGCTTCCGGACTACGCCAAGGACCTCAAGCTGAACCTCGGTTCGGTGATCGGCAACTCCGAGCTTCCGCAGCAGCAGTTGTGGGGCACCGTGCTGGCCTGCGCGATCGCCTCGCGCTCGGCGCGGGTGCTGACCGAGCTGGAGCCGGAGGCCAAGGCCAACCTCTCGCCGGAGGCGTACACCGCCGCCAAGTCGGCGGCCGCCATCATGGCGATGAACAACGTCTACTACCGGACCCGGCACCTGCTGTCCGACCCGGAGTACAACAACCTGCGCGCCGGGCTGCGGATGAACGTCATCGGCAACCCGGGTGTCGAGAAGGTCGACTTCGAGCTGTGGTCGCTGGCCGTGTCCGCGATCAACGGCTGCGGAATGTGCCTCGACTCGCATGAGCAGGTGCTCCGCAAGGCGGGCGTGGACCGCGAGACGATCCAGGAAGCCTTCAAGATCGCCTCTGTCCTCCAGGCGGTCGGCGCCACCCTGGACGCCGAGGGCGTCCTGGCCGCCAACGGCTGA
- a CDS encoding SPFH domain-containing protein, producing the protein MSDATSTGGITDQADIPALPEPKVRERPAHNVSGGLALLGGLAGFAGGVGLIFAGAAVASDHKGAGSTLLIVSGIVVIVAAILTMCGLNTIAPGEARVVQLFGRYRGTIRTDGLRWVNPLTSREKISTRVRNHETAVLKVNDAYGNPIELAAVVVWRVEDTAQAMFEVDDFLEFVATQTEAAVRHIAIEYPYDAHDEGALSLRGNAEEITEKLAIELHARVEAAGVHIIESRFTHLAYAPEIASAMLQRQQAGAVVAARRQIVDGAVGMVEAALARITEEGIVALDEERKAAMVSNLMVVLCGDRSPQPVLNTGTLYQ; encoded by the coding sequence ATGTCCGACGCCACCTCCACCGGGGGCATCACCGACCAGGCCGATATACCGGCCCTTCCGGAGCCGAAGGTCCGGGAGCGGCCCGCGCACAACGTCAGCGGCGGGCTGGCCCTGCTCGGGGGTCTGGCCGGATTCGCGGGCGGGGTCGGCCTGATCTTCGCGGGGGCCGCCGTCGCCTCCGACCACAAGGGCGCCGGGTCCACCTTGCTGATCGTCTCCGGCATCGTGGTGATCGTCGCCGCGATCCTCACCATGTGCGGCCTCAACACCATCGCCCCCGGTGAGGCCCGGGTGGTCCAGCTCTTCGGCCGCTACCGCGGCACCATCCGCACCGACGGGCTGCGCTGGGTGAACCCGCTCACCAGCCGCGAGAAGATCTCCACCCGGGTGCGCAACCACGAGACGGCGGTCCTCAAGGTCAACGACGCCTACGGCAACCCGATCGAGCTCGCCGCGGTCGTCGTCTGGAGGGTCGAGGACACCGCCCAGGCGATGTTCGAGGTGGACGACTTCCTGGAGTTCGTCGCCACCCAGACCGAGGCCGCCGTGCGGCATATCGCCATCGAGTACCCGTACGACGCCCATGACGAGGGCGCCCTGTCGCTGCGCGGCAACGCCGAGGAGATCACCGAGAAGCTCGCCATCGAACTGCACGCCCGGGTCGAGGCGGCCGGGGTCCACATCATCGAATCGCGCTTCACCCACCTCGCCTACGCCCCGGAGATCGCCTCCGCGATGCTCCAGCGCCAGCAGGCGGGCGCGGTGGTGGCGGCCCGCCGGCAGATCGTGGACGGCGCGGTCGGCATGGTCGAGGCGGCGCTGGCCCGGATCACCGAGGAGGGGATCGTGGCACTGGACGAGGAGCGCAAGGCCGCGATGGTCAGCAATCTGATGGTGGTGCTCTGCGGGGACCGCTCCCCGCAGCCCGTTCTGAACACGGGCACGCTGTACCAGTGA
- a CDS encoding peroxiredoxin: protein MLTVGDKFPEYDLTACVSLESGKEFEQINHKTYEGKWKIVFAWPKDFTFVCPTEIAAFGKLNEEFADRDAQILGFSGDSEFVHHAWRKDHPDLRDLPFPMLADSKHELMRDLGIEGEDGFAQRAVFIVDQNNEIQFTMVTAGSVGRNPKEVLRVLDALQTDELCPCNWSKGEDTLDPVALLSGE, encoded by the coding sequence GTGCTCACCGTCGGTGACAAGTTCCCCGAGTACGACCTGACCGCCTGCGTGTCGCTGGAGAGCGGCAAGGAGTTCGAGCAGATCAACCACAAGACCTACGAGGGCAAGTGGAAGATCGTCTTCGCGTGGCCGAAGGACTTCACCTTCGTGTGCCCCACGGAGATCGCCGCCTTCGGCAAGCTGAACGAGGAGTTCGCCGACCGTGACGCCCAGATCCTGGGCTTCTCCGGCGACTCCGAGTTCGTCCACCACGCCTGGCGCAAGGACCACCCGGACCTGCGCGACCTGCCGTTCCCGATGCTGGCCGACTCCAAGCACGAGCTGATGCGCGACCTGGGCATCGAGGGCGAGGACGGCTTCGCACAGCGCGCCGTGTTCATCGTGGACCAGAACAACGAGATCCAGTTCACCATGGTGACGGCCGGTTCCGTGGGCCGTAACCCCAAGGAGGTCCTGCGGGTGCTGGACGCCCTGCAGACCGACGAGCTGTGCCCCTGCAACTGGAGCAAGGGCGAGGACACCCTGGACCCGGTGGCCCTCCTCTCCGGTGAGTGA
- a CDS encoding ABC transporter ATP-binding protein, translating to MTPAGSLLIATSLNKTYGHTPALDGADFSIHPGEVVAVMGPSGSGKSTLLHCLAGIVRPDAGTVHYNGRELTAMSDTERSGLRRGEFGFVFQFGQLVPELSCVENVALPLRLNGTKRKEAEARAESWMERLEVADVAHKRPGEVSGGQGQRVAVARSLVTAPRVLFADEPTGALDSLNGERVMELLTEAARESRTAVVLVTHEARVAAYSDREVVVRDGKARDMAGVR from the coding sequence ATGACCCCGGCAGGCTCCTTGCTGATCGCCACGTCCCTGAACAAGACGTACGGTCACACCCCCGCGCTGGACGGTGCGGACTTCTCCATCCACCCCGGCGAGGTCGTCGCCGTCATGGGCCCCTCCGGCTCCGGCAAGTCGACGCTCCTCCACTGCCTGGCCGGGATCGTCCGGCCGGACGCCGGCACCGTCCACTACAACGGGCGCGAGCTGACCGCCATGTCGGACACCGAGCGCAGCGGTCTGCGCCGCGGCGAGTTCGGCTTCGTCTTCCAATTCGGCCAGCTCGTGCCCGAGCTGAGCTGTGTGGAGAACGTCGCCCTGCCGCTGCGGCTGAACGGCACCAAGCGCAAGGAGGCCGAGGCCCGCGCCGAGTCCTGGATGGAGCGGCTGGAGGTCGCGGACGTGGCCCACAAGCGGCCCGGCGAGGTCTCCGGCGGCCAGGGGCAGCGGGTCGCCGTCGCCCGGTCGCTGGTCACCGCGCCGCGGGTGCTGTTCGCCGACGAGCCGACCGGCGCGCTGGACTCGCTCAACGGCGAGCGCGTCATGGAGCTGCTGACCGAGGCCGCCCGCGAGTCCCGTACCGCCGTGGTGCTGGTCACCCACGAGGCCCGGGTCGCCGCCTACTCCGACCGCGAGGTCGTGGTCCGCGACGGCAAGGCCCGGGACATGGCAGGGGTCCGATGA